One segment of Alnus glutinosa chromosome 2, dhAlnGlut1.1, whole genome shotgun sequence DNA contains the following:
- the LOC133859251 gene encoding KH domain-containing protein At4g18375-like isoform X1, whose protein sequence is MDGNTQNFFKKRPSFQFKKKGGNKKGRWNNLSREQFSGDSQAVDTVYRILCPSRKIGGVIGKGGSIVKALREETQAKITVADSVPGSDERVIIIYSSPNKISRKQNDDEDSAGENEMEPMEPYCAAQDALSKVHDRIIEEDLFGGMTFDDDNDNNVVTARLLVPNYMVGCLLGKGGDVIQRLRSETGANIRVLPADHLPACAMGTDELVQISGKPDVAKRALYEVSTLLHQNPRKDKSPLNFAMPFGGQGFHPPGAPMPSMLPPGNPIWSHRNPSSHGMPPTPWMEGYGNQHSRFVPGGFNDVPPGPGAEASAEFSMKILCSAGKIGGVIGKGGSNVKQLQQETGASIHVQDASAESDERVIRVSAFEALWNPRSETIEAILQLQNKVSEHAEKGNIITRLLVPSSKVGCILGQGGHVINEMRRRTQADIRVYSKDDKPKCAADDEELVQVSGNFGVAKDALAEIASRLRVRTLRDANAGAESAPVGPARGFGSVGSMPGGGFPPSGPMGAGSSGRYDPLKVDGHEYEPQSYPVTAAATGYPNVNSALDVKIPNNAVSSVIGSGGRNISNVGEVGGARMKLQDSQSGGSECVVDIRGSSEHFSASQSILPSFPASSQQNSYQNVNAQQGSYQNVNAQQSYQGSYQQSPYQLIGQQGSYPNISVPQGTYHNISAQQGYQY, encoded by the exons ATGGATGGGAACACgcagaattttttcaagaaacgCCCCAGCTTCCAATTTAAGAAGAAAGGAGGCAATAAGAAAGGAAGATGGAATAATTTAAGCCGTGAACAGTTTTCAGGGGATTCTCAAGCTGTTGATACCGTCTATCGTATACTCTGCCCTTCTAGAAAAATTGGCGGTGTCATTGGAAAAGGTGGCAGCATAGTCAAAGCCCTGAGAGAAGAGACACAGGCGAAGATTACGGTTGCCGACTCTGTTCCTGGCTCAGATGAGAGAGTAATTATTATCTATAGTTCTCCTAACAAAATTTCAAGGAAACAAAATGATGATGAAGATTCAGCTGGGGAGAATGAAATGGAGCCCATGGAGCCTTACTGTGCTGCCCAGGATGCTCTCTCAAAAGTTCATGACAGGATTATTGAGGAAGATCTCTTTGGTGGCATGACATTTGATGATGATAATGATAACAATGTTGTCACTGCACGGCTTTTAGTTCCAAATTACATGGTAGGATGTCTTCTTGGCAAAGGTGGAGATGTTATTCAAAGATTGCGGAGCGAGACAGGTGCAAATATTCGTGTTCTTCCTGCAGATCATCTTCCTGCATGTGCTATGGGCACTGATGAATTGGTGCAG ATATCTGGAAAACCAGATGTGGCAAAGAGAGCACTTTACGAAGTATCAACGCTGTTGCATCAGAATCCACGCAAGGACAAATCTCCTCTGAATTTTGCTATGCCTTTTGGAGGCCAAGGATTTCATCCTCCTGGAGCTCCCATGCCTAGTATGCTTCCACCTGGAAATCCAATTTGGTCCCATCGGAATCCTAGTTCCCATGGTATGCCGCCTACGCCATGGATGGAGGGGTATGGAAATCAGCATTCCAGATTTGTACCAGGGGGTTTCAATGATGTTCCTCCTGGACCTGGTGCTGAAGCTTCAGCTGAGTTCTCTATGAAAATTTTGTGCTCAGCTGGGAAAATTGGTGGGGTGATTGGCAAGGGAGGTTCTAATGTAAAACAATTACAGCAGGAGACAGGAGCCAGTATACACGTTCAGGATGCATCAGCTGAGTCGGATGAACGTGTGATTCGGGTGTCTGCTTTTGAG GCTCTCTGGAATCCAAGATCAGAAACCATTGAAGCAATTCTTCAGCTTCAGAATAAAGTTAGTGAACACGCTGAAAAAGGTAATATCATTACTAGGCTTCTTGTCCCGTCAAGTAAGGTTGGTTGCATTCTTGGTCAAGGAGGTCATGTTATTAATGAGATGAGGAGGAGAACCCAGGCAGACATTCGTGTTTACTCCAAAGATGACAAGCCTAAGTGTGCAGCCGATGATGAAGAGCTTGTGCAG GTGTCTGGAAACTTTGGTGTTGCTAAAGATGCATTGGCAGAGATTGCCTCAAGGCTCAGAGTGAGAACTCTGCGGGACGCAAATGCTGGAGCAGAAAGTGCTCCTGTTGGCCCTGCCCGGGGATTTGGTTCTGTAGGAAGCATGCCTGGTGGTGGGTTCCCACCATCTGGCCCAATGGGAGCTGGTAGCTCTGGTAGATATGATCCCCTAAAG GTTGATGGACATGAATATGAACCCCAGAGCTATCCAGTTACGGCAGCTGCTACTGG ATACCCCAATGTCAATAGTGCTTTGGATGTTAAGATTCCAAACAATGCAGTTAGTTCTGTTATTGGTTCAGGAGGGAGGAACATTTCCAATGTTGGTGAG GTTGGGGGAGCAAGAATGAAGCTCCAAGACTCTCAATCTGGTGGCTCTGAATGCGTGGTCGACATCCGGGGTTCTTCCGAGCATTTTAGTGCATCACAGAGTATCCTTCCATCCTTCCCGGCTTCTTCTCAGCAAAACTCGTACCAGAACGTAAATGCTCAGCAAGGCTCGTACCAGAACGTGAATGCTCAGCAAAGCTATCAAGGCTCCTATCAGCAAAGCCCCTACCAATTGATTGGTCAGCAAGGATCGTACCCCAACATTAGTGTACCGCAAGGGACCTACCACAACATCAGTGCACAGCAAGGCTACCAGTACTAA
- the LOC133859252 gene encoding LOB domain-containing protein 41, which yields MRMSCNGCRVLRKGCSENCSIRPCLQWIKSSESQANATVFLAKFYGRAGLMNLINAGPEHLRPAIFRSLLYEACGRIVNPIYGSVGLLWSGSWQLCQSAVEAVLKGAPITPITSEAAANDHGPPLKAYDIRHVSKDENSAASNEPHRIRTRCRFKRSVIKPRASKAGHGAARDVKPRYEDGCCTDEMNRSTSHESSLSHQSELAPNVEGESKETESMISVETAEASVLFRAEPESVRKPDEHQGQDSEVALELTLGMEPVSRACHVVPVKKRRVEAYVGGGSAEFRGACKMELGL from the exons ATGCGTATGAGCTGTAATGGATGCCGAGTGCTGCGCAAAGGGTGCAGTGAGAATTGCAGTATCAGGCCTTGTTTGCAGTGGATCAAGAGCTCCGAGTCCCAAGCCAACGCTACTGTTTTCCTTGCCAAGTTCTACGGCCGCGCTGGCCTCATGAATCTCATCAACGCCGGCCCTGAACACCTCCGCCCTG CGATTTTTAGGTCTTTGCTATACGAGGCATGTGGAAGGATAGTGAACCCGATTTATGGGTCGGTCGGGTTGTTGTGGTCCGGCAGCTGGCAGCTCTGCCAATCCGCCGTGGAAGCCGTGCTAAAGGGCGCACCGATCACGCCGATAACGTCGGAAGCCGCGGCGAACGACCATGGGCCGCCCCTGAAGGCCTACGACATTCGCCACGTGTCCAAGGACGAGAACTCGGCCGCGTCCAACGAGCCCCACCGGATCAGAACTCGGTGCCGATTCAAGCGTTCCGTGATCAAGCCGAGAGCCAGCAAAGCCGGACACGGCGCGGCTCGGGACGTGAAGCCCAGGTACGAGGATGGGTGCTGTACGGACGAGATGAACCGATCGACAAGCCACGAGTCGTCCCTGAGCCACCAGTCGGAGCTTGCGCCTAATGTGGAGGGCGAGAGCAAAGAGACCGAGAGCATGATCTCCGTGGAGACGGCTGAGGCTTCAGTCTTGTTCCGGGCCGAGCCGGAGTCCGTGCGTAAGCCCGATGAGCATCAGGGTCAGGACAGCGAGGTAGCTCTGGAGCTAACACTGGGAATGGAGCCGGTGTCACGTGCCTGTCACGTGGTTCCCGTGAAGAAGAGAAGGGTCGAGGCTTATGTCGGTGGTGGCTCGGCTGAGTTCCGCGGCGCGTGTAAGATGGAGCTGGGgctttaa
- the LOC133859251 gene encoding KH domain-containing protein At4g18375-like isoform X2 → MDGNTQNFFKKRPSFQFKKKGGNKKGRWNNLSREQFSGDSQAVDTVYRILCPSRKIGGVIGKGGSIVKALREETQAKITVADSVPGSDERVIIIYSSPNKISRKQNDDEDSAGENEMEPMEPYCAAQDALSKVHDRIIEEDLFGGMTFDDDNDNNVVTARLLVPNYMVGCLLGKGGDVIQRLRSETGANIRVLPADHLPACAMGTDELVQISGKPDVAKRALYEVSTLLHQNPRKDKSPLNFAMPFGGQGFHPPGAPMPSMLPPGNPIWSHRNPSSHGMPPTPWMEGYGNQHSRFVPGGFNDVPPGPGAEASAEFSMKILCSAGKIGGVIGKGGSNVKQLQQETGASIHVQDASAESDERVIRVSAFEALWNPRSETIEAILQLQNKVSEHAEKGNIITRLLVPSSKVGCILGQGGHVINEMRRRTQADIRVYSKDDKPKCAADDEELVQVSGNFGVAKDALAEIASRLRVRTLRDANAGAESAPVGPARGFGSVGSMPGGGFPPSGPMGAGSSGRYDPLKVGGARMKLQDSQSGGSECVVDIRGSSEHFSASQSILPSFPASSQQNSYQNVNAQQGSYQNVNAQQSYQGSYQQSPYQLIGQQGSYPNISVPQGTYHNISAQQGYQY, encoded by the exons ATGGATGGGAACACgcagaattttttcaagaaacgCCCCAGCTTCCAATTTAAGAAGAAAGGAGGCAATAAGAAAGGAAGATGGAATAATTTAAGCCGTGAACAGTTTTCAGGGGATTCTCAAGCTGTTGATACCGTCTATCGTATACTCTGCCCTTCTAGAAAAATTGGCGGTGTCATTGGAAAAGGTGGCAGCATAGTCAAAGCCCTGAGAGAAGAGACACAGGCGAAGATTACGGTTGCCGACTCTGTTCCTGGCTCAGATGAGAGAGTAATTATTATCTATAGTTCTCCTAACAAAATTTCAAGGAAACAAAATGATGATGAAGATTCAGCTGGGGAGAATGAAATGGAGCCCATGGAGCCTTACTGTGCTGCCCAGGATGCTCTCTCAAAAGTTCATGACAGGATTATTGAGGAAGATCTCTTTGGTGGCATGACATTTGATGATGATAATGATAACAATGTTGTCACTGCACGGCTTTTAGTTCCAAATTACATGGTAGGATGTCTTCTTGGCAAAGGTGGAGATGTTATTCAAAGATTGCGGAGCGAGACAGGTGCAAATATTCGTGTTCTTCCTGCAGATCATCTTCCTGCATGTGCTATGGGCACTGATGAATTGGTGCAG ATATCTGGAAAACCAGATGTGGCAAAGAGAGCACTTTACGAAGTATCAACGCTGTTGCATCAGAATCCACGCAAGGACAAATCTCCTCTGAATTTTGCTATGCCTTTTGGAGGCCAAGGATTTCATCCTCCTGGAGCTCCCATGCCTAGTATGCTTCCACCTGGAAATCCAATTTGGTCCCATCGGAATCCTAGTTCCCATGGTATGCCGCCTACGCCATGGATGGAGGGGTATGGAAATCAGCATTCCAGATTTGTACCAGGGGGTTTCAATGATGTTCCTCCTGGACCTGGTGCTGAAGCTTCAGCTGAGTTCTCTATGAAAATTTTGTGCTCAGCTGGGAAAATTGGTGGGGTGATTGGCAAGGGAGGTTCTAATGTAAAACAATTACAGCAGGAGACAGGAGCCAGTATACACGTTCAGGATGCATCAGCTGAGTCGGATGAACGTGTGATTCGGGTGTCTGCTTTTGAG GCTCTCTGGAATCCAAGATCAGAAACCATTGAAGCAATTCTTCAGCTTCAGAATAAAGTTAGTGAACACGCTGAAAAAGGTAATATCATTACTAGGCTTCTTGTCCCGTCAAGTAAGGTTGGTTGCATTCTTGGTCAAGGAGGTCATGTTATTAATGAGATGAGGAGGAGAACCCAGGCAGACATTCGTGTTTACTCCAAAGATGACAAGCCTAAGTGTGCAGCCGATGATGAAGAGCTTGTGCAG GTGTCTGGAAACTTTGGTGTTGCTAAAGATGCATTGGCAGAGATTGCCTCAAGGCTCAGAGTGAGAACTCTGCGGGACGCAAATGCTGGAGCAGAAAGTGCTCCTGTTGGCCCTGCCCGGGGATTTGGTTCTGTAGGAAGCATGCCTGGTGGTGGGTTCCCACCATCTGGCCCAATGGGAGCTGGTAGCTCTGGTAGATATGATCCCCTAAAG GTTGGGGGAGCAAGAATGAAGCTCCAAGACTCTCAATCTGGTGGCTCTGAATGCGTGGTCGACATCCGGGGTTCTTCCGAGCATTTTAGTGCATCACAGAGTATCCTTCCATCCTTCCCGGCTTCTTCTCAGCAAAACTCGTACCAGAACGTAAATGCTCAGCAAGGCTCGTACCAGAACGTGAATGCTCAGCAAAGCTATCAAGGCTCCTATCAGCAAAGCCCCTACCAATTGATTGGTCAGCAAGGATCGTACCCCAACATTAGTGTACCGCAAGGGACCTACCACAACATCAGTGCACAGCAAGGCTACCAGTACTAA